In Chryseobacterium oranimense, a single window of DNA contains:
- the fabG gene encoding 3-oxoacyl-ACP reductase FabG — protein sequence MKCAIVTGGSRGIGRAVCIKLAEEKNYHILINYASNETAAKETLAKVEELGATGEILKFDVANAEESLSVLTEWQDKNPDAIVEVIVNNAGITRDGLFMWMQSEDWNSVINTSLNGFFNVTNFFIQKLLRNKYGRIINMVSVSGVKGTAGQTNYSAAKAALIGATKALAQEVAKRNITVNAVAPGFIRTDMTQDFNENEMKAMIPANRFGEAEEVADLVAFLASKKASYITGEVININGGIYS from the coding sequence ATGAAATGTGCAATTGTCACAGGCGGCTCCAGGGGAATTGGAAGAGCAGTCTGTATAAAACTGGCGGAAGAAAAAAATTACCATATACTCATCAACTACGCTTCTAACGAAACCGCAGCAAAGGAAACTCTGGCTAAAGTAGAAGAGCTTGGAGCTACAGGAGAGATCCTTAAATTTGATGTGGCCAATGCCGAGGAAAGCCTGAGTGTTTTAACGGAATGGCAGGATAAAAACCCTGACGCAATTGTCGAAGTAATTGTAAACAACGCCGGTATTACAAGAGACGGATTATTCATGTGGATGCAGAGTGAAGACTGGAACAGTGTGATCAACACAAGTCTGAACGGATTTTTTAACGTAACCAACTTCTTTATCCAGAAACTTCTACGTAATAAATACGGGAGAATCATCAATATGGTCTCTGTTTCCGGGGTAAAAGGAACTGCGGGGCAAACGAATTATTCTGCAGCAAAAGCAGCTTTGATAGGTGCTACAAAGGCACTGGCTCAGGAAGTTGCCAAGAGAAATATTACGGTAAATGCGGTGGCTCCCGGATTTATCAGAACAGATATGACCCAGGATTTTAATGAAAATGAGATGAAAGCCATGATCCCTGCCAACAGATTTGGAGAAGCCGAAGAAGTCGCAGATCTTGTAGCCTTTTTAGCTTCTAAGAAAGCTTCATATATTACTGGGGAAGTAATAAACATCAACGGAGGAATTTATTCATAA
- the ileS gene encoding isoleucine--tRNA ligase: MSQFKEYKNLNLIDIAENVSEFWKQNKTFSKSVEIREGNAEFVFYEGPPSANGMPGIHHVMARALKDIFCRFQTQNGKQVFRKAGWDTHGLPVELGVEKELGITKEDIGKKISIEDYNKACREAVMRYTDVWNNLTEKIGYWVDLDDPYITYKSKYMETVWWLLKQLYDKELLYKGYTIQPYSPKAGTGLSSHELNQPGTYRDVSDTTVVAQFKAKKETSELFNEVNGDVHVLAWTTTPWTLPSNTALAVGRDIEYVLVKTFNQYTFEPITIVLARVLLPKVFGKKYAEGTDEDFAGYTEESKVIPFKIIKEFTGEQLAGTQYEQLIPWFTPNDSPEKAFRVIIGDFVTTEDGTGIVHIAPTFGADDARVGKENGIPPMLVKDENDNLVPLVDLQGKFIKGENVPEVFSGKYIKNEYYDDGTAPEKSWDVELAIVLKTENKAFKVEKYVHSYPHCWRTDKPVLYYPLDSWFVKMTAVKDRLVNLNKEINWKPKATGEGRFANWLENVNDWNLSRSRYWGIPLPIWRTEDLKEEKIIGSVEELYNEIEKSVAAGFMKENPFKGFVIGNMSEQNYELVDLHKNVVDKVVLVSDSGKAMNRESDLIDVWFDSGSMPYAQLHYPFENKEMIDNNKAFPADFIAEGVDQTRGWFYTLHAIGTAVFDSVAYKNVMSNGLVLDKNGQKMSKRLGNAVDPFETLSVYGPDATRWYMISNANPWENLKFDIEGIDEVRRKFFGTLYNTYSFFALYANVDRFNYTEKEVENRPEIDRWILSELNLLIKEVKAFYEDYEPTRVARAISTFVNDNLSNWYVRLCRRRFWKGDYSDDKISAYQTLYTCLETVAKLSAPIAPFFMDQLYQDLNKVTGKENCESVHLTDFPVADESLIDQDLVEKTHLAQNITSMVFSLRKKENVKVRQPLQKVLVPVLDSKTEGQILAVADLIKQEVNVKELQLINAEEASHLIVKQIKPNFKALGPKLGKDMKTVGGAIAEMTAEQIASLEKEGKIDIQGYEITPDDVEISTKDIPGWTVTSDGKTTVALDLTLTEELKSEGIAREFINRIQNLRKDKDFELTDRIKISIEENSPFLEDVKKNEEYISSEVLSNKIEIVSSLSNFNEIEIDEVNFKVNVEKN; encoded by the coding sequence ATGAGCCAATTTAAAGAATACAAAAACCTCAACCTTATTGACATAGCCGAGAATGTATCGGAGTTTTGGAAACAGAATAAAACGTTCAGTAAAAGTGTTGAGATTCGCGAGGGTAATGCCGAGTTTGTTTTTTATGAAGGTCCGCCTTCAGCAAACGGTATGCCCGGAATTCACCACGTTATGGCCAGAGCATTAAAGGATATTTTCTGTCGTTTCCAGACGCAGAACGGGAAGCAGGTTTTCCGTAAAGCGGGCTGGGATACACACGGACTTCCTGTGGAACTGGGCGTAGAAAAGGAATTAGGAATTACGAAAGAAGATATTGGCAAAAAGATTTCAATTGAAGATTACAACAAAGCCTGCCGTGAAGCGGTTATGCGGTATACAGACGTATGGAATAACCTTACGGAGAAAATCGGATACTGGGTAGACCTTGATGATCCGTATATCACGTACAAATCCAAATATATGGAGACCGTTTGGTGGTTGCTGAAGCAGTTGTATGATAAAGAATTATTGTATAAAGGCTACACGATCCAGCCTTATTCTCCAAAAGCAGGGACAGGACTTTCTTCCCACGAACTTAACCAGCCGGGAACGTACCGTGATGTTTCGGATACTACGGTTGTGGCACAGTTCAAGGCAAAGAAAGAAACTTCTGAACTGTTTAATGAGGTAAATGGAGATGTACATGTTTTAGCATGGACCACTACTCCATGGACTTTGCCTTCCAACACAGCTTTGGCAGTAGGAAGAGATATTGAGTATGTTTTAGTTAAAACTTTCAACCAATACACATTTGAGCCTATCACTATTGTATTGGCAAGAGTTCTTTTGCCTAAAGTGTTCGGTAAAAAATATGCTGAGGGAACAGATGAAGATTTCGCCGGCTATACGGAAGAAAGCAAAGTTATTCCATTCAAAATTATAAAAGAATTCACCGGAGAACAGCTTGCAGGGACTCAATACGAGCAACTTATCCCTTGGTTTACTCCTAACGATTCACCTGAAAAAGCTTTCAGAGTGATCATCGGGGATTTCGTAACGACTGAGGACGGTACAGGTATCGTTCACATTGCTCCTACATTTGGTGCAGATGATGCCAGAGTCGGAAAGGAAAACGGAATTCCTCCAATGTTGGTGAAAGACGAGAATGATAACCTTGTTCCTCTTGTAGACCTGCAGGGTAAATTCATCAAAGGAGAAAATGTACCTGAAGTATTCTCAGGAAAATATATCAAGAACGAGTATTATGATGACGGAACTGCTCCTGAGAAATCATGGGATGTGGAACTGGCCATCGTTTTAAAAACTGAAAATAAAGCCTTCAAGGTTGAGAAATATGTCCACAGTTACCCGCATTGCTGGAGAACTGATAAGCCTGTACTGTATTATCCTCTTGATTCATGGTTTGTGAAAATGACGGCTGTGAAAGACAGACTGGTTAATTTAAACAAAGAAATCAACTGGAAGCCGAAAGCTACCGGAGAAGGCCGTTTTGCCAACTGGCTTGAAAATGTAAACGACTGGAATTTATCCCGTTCAAGATACTGGGGTATCCCATTGCCAATCTGGAGAACTGAAGATCTTAAGGAAGAAAAAATCATCGGGTCTGTAGAGGAATTGTATAATGAGATTGAAAAATCCGTTGCAGCAGGATTCATGAAAGAAAATCCTTTCAAAGGCTTTGTAATCGGCAATATGTCTGAGCAGAACTATGAACTGGTTGATCTTCACAAAAACGTAGTGGATAAAGTAGTTCTTGTTTCAGATTCAGGCAAAGCAATGAACCGTGAAAGTGACCTGATCGACGTTTGGTTCGATTCAGGTTCTATGCCTTACGCTCAGCTGCACTATCCGTTTGAGAATAAGGAAATGATCGATAATAACAAGGCATTCCCTGCTGACTTTATTGCAGAAGGTGTTGACCAGACCCGTGGATGGTTCTATACCCTTCACGCGATCGGAACAGCTGTTTTTGATTCTGTTGCTTATAAAAATGTAATGAGTAACGGGCTTGTTCTGGATAAGAACGGTCAGAAAATGTCAAAACGTTTAGGAAATGCGGTAGATCCATTCGAAACGCTTTCAGTATACGGACCGGATGCTACAAGATGGTATATGATCTCGAACGCGAATCCTTGGGAAAACCTGAAGTTTGATATCGAAGGAATTGATGAGGTGAGAAGAAAATTCTTCGGAACACTTTACAACACCTACTCATTCTTTGCATTGTATGCCAATGTGGATAGATTCAACTATACAGAAAAAGAAGTGGAAAACCGTCCGGAAATTGACAGATGGATACTTTCTGAGCTGAATCTTTTAATTAAAGAAGTAAAAGCATTCTACGAAGATTACGAACCGACAAGAGTAGCCAGAGCGATCAGTACATTTGTGAATGACAACCTGAGCAACTGGTACGTAAGACTGTGCAGAAGACGTTTCTGGAAAGGAGATTATTCTGATGATAAAATCTCAGCCTACCAGACTTTATATACATGTCTTGAAACTGTAGCAAAATTATCCGCACCTATTGCTCCGTTCTTTATGGATCAATTGTATCAGGATTTAAATAAAGTAACCGGAAAAGAAAACTGCGAATCTGTGCATTTAACAGATTTCCCTGTAGCAGACGAAAGCCTTATCGATCAGGATCTTGTAGAAAAAACGCATCTGGCGCAGAACATCACAAGTATGGTTTTCTCTTTAAGAAAGAAAGAAAACGTAAAGGTTCGTCAGCCATTGCAGAAAGTACTGGTACCGGTTCTGGATTCCAAAACGGAAGGACAGATTCTGGCTGTTGCAGATCTGATCAAGCAGGAAGTTAACGTTAAAGAATTACAGTTAATCAATGCGGAAGAAGCATCCCATTTAATTGTAAAACAGATAAAACCTAACTTCAAAGCTCTTGGGCCTAAGCTAGGAAAAGATATGAAAACCGTAGGCGGAGCGATTGCTGAGATGACTGCAGAACAGATTGCCAGCCTTGAAAAAGAAGGAAAAATAGATATCCAGGGTTACGAAATTACCCCTGATGATGTGGAAATCTCTACAAAAGATATCCCGGGATGGACCGTAACTTCTGATGGAAAAACAACTGTGGCATTAGATTTGACGTTAACTGAAGAATTAAAATCTGAGGGTATCGCAAGAGAGTTCATCAACAGAATTCAGAACCTGCGAAAAGATAAAGACTTTGAACTGACAGACAGAATTAAAATCTCCATCGAAGAGAACTCTCCTTTCCTTGAAGATGTTAAGAAAAATGAAGAATATATTTCCTCAGAGGTCTTGTCAAATAAAATAGAAATTGTATCTTCACTTTCAAATTTTAACGAAATCGAAATAGATGAGGTTAATTTTAAGGTAAATGTTGAAAAAAATTAA
- a CDS encoding M23 family metallopeptidase: MKIFCKLIFIVYFLNYFAASAQNNYPQNYFRNPLNIPMQLAANFGAVRSNHFHMGLDLRTNSQENLTVVAAADGYVSRIKVERYGFGNAVYITHPNGYTTVYAHLNKYFDQLDEYVKERQYKDEKWEQDITFSPGQFPVTKGQTIALSGNTGGSAGPHLHFEIRDTKTEECINPLLFGFNIPDRVVPAISGLYWYDRRFSTYDPGANGVAVKKAGNGYTTDVIQVTSPEISFAVKAVDKANQGFNLGIYQAELLMDGELIYSFSIDKVSYDDTRYLNGCIDYTKFSRDKMSIQHLSELPGMKLKNYNSSGKTGIIHLEDDSVHNIEIVLKDVNGNTSKLITKVRYARNLQQVNPSDQLVKPNEAKTISTENAAISLSKNAVYDVMNFKMEEKPASHPAAISNTVVLQTPYIPVHDYFTLKIKPNRKLSNEEKNKLVMLFDYGSDTDAVKAKWNGDRAEAEFNRLGTAVLLLDESLPSVSANWKEGTLINSSSLRLKGIAKVGDIASFRAELDGKWLRFARVKDEFVYVFDEKCPKGSGSHVLKVTTTNTAGNTGTQTFTFQR, translated from the coding sequence ATGAAAATTTTCTGTAAACTCATCTTCATTGTTTATTTTCTAAATTATTTTGCTGCATCAGCCCAGAATAATTACCCACAAAACTATTTCAGGAACCCGCTGAATATTCCTATGCAGCTGGCAGCTAATTTTGGAGCCGTCCGCTCCAATCACTTTCATATGGGTTTGGATCTGAGAACCAACAGCCAGGAAAATCTAACGGTTGTTGCAGCTGCTGACGGGTATGTAAGCAGGATAAAAGTAGAGCGCTATGGTTTTGGAAATGCGGTGTATATCACCCATCCCAATGGCTATACCACAGTTTATGCCCATCTCAACAAATACTTTGATCAACTGGATGAGTATGTAAAAGAAAGACAGTATAAAGACGAAAAATGGGAACAGGATATCACTTTTTCTCCCGGACAGTTTCCTGTAACTAAGGGCCAGACTATCGCTTTGAGTGGAAATACCGGAGGTTCGGCAGGGCCGCATTTACATTTTGAAATCAGGGATACTAAAACAGAAGAATGCATCAATCCTTTGCTTTTTGGTTTTAATATTCCGGATCGTGTTGTTCCTGCGATCAGCGGACTTTATTGGTATGACCGTCGTTTCAGCACCTATGATCCTGGTGCAAATGGAGTTGCAGTTAAAAAAGCCGGAAATGGATATACAACAGATGTTATTCAGGTTACTTCACCGGAAATAAGTTTTGCGGTTAAAGCTGTGGATAAAGCCAATCAGGGATTTAATCTTGGAATTTATCAGGCAGAACTGTTGATGGATGGTGAGCTGATCTATAGTTTTTCCATTGATAAGGTAAGCTATGACGATACCCGTTATCTCAATGGATGTATAGATTACACAAAGTTTTCAAGAGATAAAATGAGTATTCAGCATTTATCCGAATTACCGGGAATGAAACTGAAGAATTACAATTCATCCGGTAAAACAGGAATTATTCACCTTGAAGATGATAGTGTTCACAATATTGAAATTGTTTTAAAGGACGTCAATGGAAATACAAGTAAGCTGATCACAAAAGTTCGTTATGCGAGAAATTTACAGCAGGTTAATCCTTCGGATCAATTGGTGAAACCAAATGAAGCAAAAACAATAAGTACCGAAAATGCGGCAATAAGCCTTAGTAAAAATGCAGTATATGATGTGATGAACTTTAAGATGGAAGAAAAACCGGCTTCCCATCCGGCTGCGATTTCCAATACTGTAGTTCTGCAGACTCCATACATTCCGGTTCATGATTATTTTACATTGAAAATAAAGCCCAACAGGAAATTATCAAATGAAGAAAAGAATAAACTGGTCATGCTGTTTGATTACGGAAGTGATACCGATGCTGTAAAAGCAAAATGGAATGGAGACCGGGCGGAGGCAGAATTTAACAGACTTGGTACGGCAGTTTTGCTGTTGGATGAAAGTTTACCTTCTGTTTCTGCGAACTGGAAAGAAGGAACGCTTATAAACAGCAGTAGTTTACGATTAAAAGGAATAGCGAAAGTTGGAGACATTGCTTCATTCCGTGCGGAGCTTGATGGGAAATGGCTCCGTTTTGCCCGTGTAAAAGACGAATTTGTCTATGTTTTTGATGAAAAATGTCCAAAAGGCTCAGGTTCACATGTCTTAAAAGTAACAACAACCAATACGGCAGGAAACACAGGCACGCAAACTTTTACCTTCCAACGGTAA
- a CDS encoding phenylacetate--CoA ligase family protein, whose amino-acid sequence MEFYPAIEKSDIQEIKKFQEQKLQELLAYLETHSPFYQKLFKENNINPADIRTLEDLQKIPTTTKNDLQQYNHDFFCISQDKIVDYSTTSGTLGDPVTFGLSDNDLERLAYNEAISFACAGIQKGDVVQMITTIDKRFMAGLAYFLGLRKMGASVVRMGPGIPELQWDSIFRYQPKYLITVPSFLLKMIDYAEKNGLDYKNSSVYGAVCIGESIKNQDFTDNILSQKIKEKWNIKLFSTYASTEMSTAFTECEFQNGGHHHPELIITEILDDNEIPVQEGENGELTITTLGVEAIPLLRFKTGDIVKAHYEPCQCGRNTMRLGPVVGRKQQMIKYKGTTLYPPAMNDILNDFNTILCYQIVIQSNEIGLDEIIIKLSTEQDHETFVNEVRDHFRAKLRVSPKIEIIDFDILSKTVFNPNSRKPITFIDLR is encoded by the coding sequence TTGGAATTCTATCCGGCCATCGAAAAATCAGATATCCAGGAAATAAAAAAGTTTCAGGAGCAAAAGCTTCAGGAGCTTCTGGCCTATCTTGAGACTCATTCACCTTTTTATCAGAAATTATTCAAAGAAAATAATATCAACCCTGCAGATATCCGGACACTGGAAGACCTGCAAAAGATTCCGACCACTACAAAGAATGATCTGCAGCAGTACAATCACGATTTTTTCTGTATTTCGCAGGACAAAATTGTAGACTACAGCACTACCTCAGGAACTTTGGGTGATCCGGTTACTTTTGGATTGTCTGACAATGATCTTGAAAGACTGGCCTACAACGAAGCCATTTCTTTTGCCTGTGCCGGAATTCAGAAAGGAGATGTCGTTCAGATGATCACCACAATCGACAAAAGATTTATGGCAGGACTTGCTTATTTTCTGGGATTAAGGAAAATGGGAGCCAGCGTGGTAAGAATGGGACCCGGAATTCCCGAGCTTCAGTGGGATTCTATTTTCAGATACCAACCCAAATACCTGATCACAGTGCCGTCTTTTCTTTTGAAAATGATAGATTATGCTGAAAAAAACGGACTGGATTATAAAAATTCAAGTGTTTACGGAGCAGTATGTATTGGGGAAAGCATCAAAAACCAGGATTTTACCGACAATATTCTTTCGCAGAAGATCAAAGAAAAATGGAACATTAAATTATTTTCCACCTATGCCTCCACAGAAATGAGTACCGCATTCACGGAATGTGAATTCCAGAACGGCGGCCATCATCACCCTGAACTTATTATCACGGAAATCCTTGACGATAACGAAATTCCTGTTCAGGAAGGCGAAAACGGAGAGCTGACCATCACTACTTTAGGAGTAGAAGCCATTCCTTTGCTTCGCTTTAAGACCGGGGATATTGTAAAGGCTCATTATGAACCGTGCCAATGTGGAAGAAATACGATGAGGCTAGGCCCGGTTGTCGGAAGAAAACAGCAGATGATCAAGTACAAAGGGACGACGCTTTATCCACCTGCGATGAATGATATTTTAAATGATTTCAACACCATTTTATGTTATCAGATTGTTATTCAGTCTAATGAAATTGGCTTGGATGAAATTATTATCAAGCTAAGTACGGAACAGGACCATGAAACTTTTGTCAATGAAGTTCGCGACCACTTCCGGGCAAAGCTAAGGGTGAGCCCTAAAATTGAAATCATAGATTTTGATATCCTTTCCAAAACCGTTTTCAACCCAAACAGCAGAAAACCGATTACCTTCATAGATTTAAGATAA
- the hutH gene encoding histidine ammonia-lyase: MKINNFLELKDFQKIIIENGKIELDESLLDRVETSFQFLKEFSKNKVIYGVNTGFGPMAQFKISDEDTHQLQYNLIRSHSSGIGNPLPAQEVKACMLARLNTLSLGNSGVHQSVIHLLKELINRDIIPLIFEHGGVGASGDLVQLAHLALVLIGEGEVFYKGERKATKEVFEAEGLEPIKVEIREGLALMNGTSVMSGIGIVNAYKANQLTDISIRLSCAINEIVQAYDDHLSEALNGTKKHYGQQKVAEKMRKHLADSKLIRKREDHLYTHFEEQEKVFKEKVQEYYSLRCVPQILGPVLDTLEYTENVLENEINSANDNPIINVEDKHVYHGGNFHGDYISLEMDKLKIVVTKLTMLAERQLNYLLNAKINEILPPFVNLGKLGFNFGMQGVQFTATSTTAESQMLSNSMYVHSIPNNNDNQDIVSMGTNAAVICRKVIENAFEVLAIEAITIIQAVEYLGFQDKVSSSTKELYDEIRKIIPAFSDDMVMYPYLEEVKKYLKAM, encoded by the coding sequence ATGAAAATAAATAACTTTTTAGAACTGAAGGATTTTCAAAAAATTATCATTGAGAACGGAAAAATTGAACTGGACGAATCACTTTTGGATAGAGTAGAAACAAGTTTTCAGTTTTTGAAGGAATTTTCGAAAAATAAAGTAATATACGGAGTCAATACTGGTTTCGGACCAATGGCCCAGTTCAAGATCAGTGATGAAGATACACACCAGCTTCAGTATAACCTGATCAGAAGTCACTCTTCAGGAATCGGGAACCCACTGCCGGCCCAGGAAGTAAAAGCATGTATGCTGGCCAGATTGAACACCCTTTCACTTGGAAATTCCGGCGTTCATCAGTCCGTCATTCATTTACTTAAAGAATTGATCAACAGAGATATTATCCCATTGATTTTTGAACACGGAGGAGTTGGTGCAAGTGGCGATTTGGTACAGCTTGCCCATCTTGCTTTAGTGCTGATCGGAGAAGGCGAGGTTTTCTATAAAGGCGAAAGAAAAGCTACAAAAGAAGTTTTTGAAGCAGAAGGCTTAGAACCGATCAAAGTAGAAATCCGTGAAGGTCTGGCTTTAATGAACGGAACCTCCGTTATGTCCGGAATAGGAATCGTTAACGCGTATAAAGCGAATCAGTTAACGGATATTTCTATCAGACTTTCCTGTGCCATCAATGAGATCGTTCAGGCTTATGATGATCACCTTTCCGAAGCTTTGAACGGAACCAAAAAACATTACGGCCAGCAGAAAGTAGCAGAAAAAATGCGCAAACATTTGGCCGACAGTAAGCTGATTAGAAAAAGAGAAGATCATCTTTATACCCACTTTGAGGAACAGGAAAAAGTATTTAAGGAAAAAGTTCAGGAATATTATTCATTAAGATGTGTTCCTCAGATCCTTGGACCTGTTTTAGATACACTGGAATACACTGAAAATGTTCTTGAAAATGAGATCAATTCAGCTAATGACAACCCGATCATTAATGTAGAGGACAAGCATGTATACCATGGCGGAAATTTTCATGGAGATTATATTTCGCTGGAAATGGATAAGCTGAAGATCGTTGTTACCAAGCTCACTATGCTGGCAGAAAGACAGCTGAACTACCTCTTAAATGCAAAGATCAACGAAATCTTGCCACCTTTCGTAAATTTAGGTAAATTAGGCTTTAATTTCGGAATGCAGGGAGTACAGTTTACAGCGACTTCTACTACTGCGGAAAGCCAGATGCTGTCGAACTCCATGTATGTTCACAGTATACCTAATAATAATGATAATCAGGATATTGTGAGCATGGGAACCAATGCTGCGGTAATCTGCCGGAAAGTGATAGAAAATGCATTTGAAGTACTGGCAATTGAAGCGATTACCATTATTCAGGCTGTTGAATATCTTGGTTTTCAGGATAAAGTGTCATCTTCTACAAAAGAACTGTATGACGAGATAAGGAAAATTATTCCTGCATTCTCAGATGATATGGTCATGTATCCGTATCTGGAAGAAGTGAAGAAATATTTAAAGGCAATGTAA
- a CDS encoding NAD(P)/FAD-dependent oxidoreductase, translated as MSKEFVDVLVIGAGPSGCVSSSYLKKNNVNVKVVEKTKFPRLVVGESLIPRVMDHFDEAGLFPALDKIGFEKKLGARFLRGNEVCIFDFSDKFGEGWNWTWQVPRADFDNTLAQEVINKGIDLEFETEVIDIQFNGTDSVTTVKNKDGETKEIHSKFVIDSSGYGRVLPRLLDLEKPSKLSPHSAIFSHVEDINREEGEEGTLISFDIIETEVWLWVIPFSNGNTSVGIVGPTDYIEKLSENDDTTEALRKAISLSDYYVKRFGNVDFLFEPRHLKDYSCSVKQLFGDGYALTGNASEFLDPVFSSGMAFATESGMLAAKLALRQLNGEKIDWQKEYTDYILYGVDVFTTYVKEWYTGNLQELFFHRPENEDVKRKICAVLAGYVWNKDNPFVRKHDTVIKNLANLIKMEKQQEQS; from the coding sequence ATGAGCAAAGAATTTGTTGACGTTCTCGTAATCGGTGCTGGACCTTCCGGATGCGTATCTTCTTCATACTTAAAGAAGAACAATGTCAACGTAAAGGTTGTTGAAAAGACAAAATTCCCAAGACTGGTCGTTGGCGAAAGCTTAATTCCCAGGGTAATGGATCATTTTGATGAGGCAGGTCTTTTTCCGGCTCTGGATAAAATAGGCTTCGAAAAAAAGCTGGGAGCACGTTTTTTAAGAGGCAATGAAGTCTGCATTTTTGATTTCAGTGACAAATTTGGTGAAGGCTGGAACTGGACCTGGCAGGTTCCGAGAGCTGATTTTGATAATACACTGGCCCAGGAGGTAATCAACAAGGGAATTGATCTTGAATTTGAAACGGAAGTCATCGATATCCAATTCAATGGTACAGATTCTGTAACAACGGTGAAAAATAAAGACGGTGAAACGAAAGAGATCCATTCTAAGTTTGTAATCGATTCAAGCGGCTACGGAAGAGTTCTTCCCAGATTGCTTGATCTTGAAAAGCCTTCTAAACTGTCGCCACATTCTGCCATTTTTTCTCATGTAGAAGATATTAATAGAGAGGAAGGCGAAGAAGGTACTCTTATTTCTTTTGATATTATTGAAACTGAAGTATGGCTTTGGGTAATCCCCTTTTCCAACGGTAATACGAGCGTAGGAATTGTAGGACCTACAGATTATATTGAAAAACTATCTGAAAACGATGATACTACAGAAGCACTAAGAAAAGCCATTTCTCTTTCTGATTATTACGTAAAACGTTTTGGCAATGTGGATTTTCTTTTTGAGCCAAGGCATCTGAAAGATTATTCCTGCTCGGTAAAGCAGCTGTTTGGGGACGGATATGCCCTGACCGGAAATGCTTCCGAATTCCTTGATCCTGTTTTTTCATCGGGAATGGCATTTGCTACGGAATCCGGGATGCTTGCCGCAAAATTAGCTTTAAGGCAGCTTAATGGCGAGAAAATCGACTGGCAGAAAGAGTACACGGATTATATTCTTTATGGCGTGGATGTTTTCACTACTTATGTGAAGGAATGGTATACGGGAAATCTCCAGGAGTTATTTTTCCACAGGCCAGAAAATGAAGATGTGAAGAGAAAAATCTGTGCAGTTCTAGCCGGCTATGTCTGGAATAAAGACAATCCTTTCGTAAGAAAACACGATACGGTTATTAAAAACCTAGCGAACCTCATCAAAATGGAGAAACAGCAGGAACAATCATAA